The genomic region TTTAGTTTGTCTATTGCATATAGTATACAGTCATGCAGCAacctgaaatggctgataacagagaacaataggTAATCAGTTGAAACTATCTGTTCGACTTGTATTAGTAAAATTAATATACGTACTTGAAAGGATGTTCCCTAGTAAAGGCGATAGTTGTTCCAGGGTTGTCTTGATTCTGTAAACTAAAGAGAGCAAGAAAATAAACACATCATCAGTGTAAATCAAATGATTTCATGATACACTGTATTTAACTTGTAAACATTTGCAAACCTAACACAAGAGATTCTGCTGCAGCTCCGTTTATTGTATTAAacacactgctgctgcagaacctcttttttTAACATAAACAAGATGCATAATTTGTATATGACTGATTGTAAAGTGCTAGATAGATAAAGATTATTACGGTATTATTATATGAAAGTCAGGCAGTGGTTGATATATAAGAAGGAACTTCCTACAAATGTGACATTCTGCAGGAAGAGATGAGCCCCGCATGTGTCTGTATCATCTTCAGGAAGTCTACATACCCATTCCAAAATAGATGCCAATGGTTTCTAGAGATGCAAATGCGATTAGACCAATTCCGGCGGAAACCGTCCAGTCTGAGGCATATAAAAGAGATTATACATAGATTAATGCTATGTACATTGTGGGCCATAGAAACAAGGGCTACATGGTAGAGGCTATAAATAAATATGACCTCATCTACGCCTATAGGAGAAGAGATTCTACCATcctcatagacagggattctttacagtaagagcagtgagactatggaactctctgccgcaggaggttgttatggcggactctatgtacatgtgcaagaGGGGTCTGGATGACTTTTGGGAGAGCAACAATATCAAAGGTTATAGGAGCAAGATTCTTTATATACTGAGAAGAAAAGAAGTGTGCTACACTGGACCAAAATTCAATTTTTAATACAATCAAATCTTTAttccaaaatatcaaaaatacacaacaatttgataaaaccaattaaaagtgtgatattttggaataaagattgtattgtattaaaaatttaattttgGTCCAGTGTAGCACACTTCTTTTCTTCTCAGTATATATAATCTCCTATTTGTGTGCGGACCAGTATATACTCTAGCTGTGCACGCCCCACTGTTTAGTGAGGGGCAAGCTTCTTAGAATAAGATGATGaacatgcaggtgcacgagccattattatcacagagagtaataggagctgtgtgataataatggttagtgcacctgcacctccatcacatcacatggacagatttctatccactggaagaaaaatcgaagcttttatagcaggacagcaagcagagatctagaataccgCATATCtataatattgtataacttttccttacacaaaaatatttgctgaaagtggacaaccccttttaatccCCATTAATATCATATAGATAGGTCCTAAGTACCAAAATCGCATCACCCATTTACTTGTGATGTCTTCAGGCCGCCTAAAGCTGTTATACGCAGAGGCCACCAGTGGACTATAAGTGCCACTGAATAATCAATGGATCAACCCATTGACAGAAATACACATTTTATCTATATCTCCTCAGTTACTCATTAGATTTATTGAAGGATAAAAGTCTGCTTATAAAGGGATCAAATGCAATAATTATCAATTTTCACAACTGCATTGTAATGTTGTACTCACCTGAATAATAATATTCACATATGAGAATAGCTCCCAGCGAAAAACACACAATTACAAAGTGAAAAAATTCATCTGTAAGAAAACAAAATCAGAATTGTGTGTGAGATTTTCTCTTAAACGTTTAACGGTCTGCATAAAACAAGGAATAGACTATTGTACCAAGAGTTATCGCTtactaatatattttttaaatgtatttttgcaGTCAACATTTAATTTGATGGATCTCTTCAGATGTCGATATCCTCAAAAGTTGTGGCAGAGAAGTTAGCGAGAAGTAGCTACTTATTGATATTTGTTTGTGTAAtacaaagttatacaattttccaatatactttctgtatcaattcctcacggttttctagatctctgcttgctgtccttctatagaagcttctatgtttacttccagtgaacagaaatgtgtccatggtctgtgatggacatgcaggggcACAAGCCCTTATaacgcacagctctgattactctctgtggtgctctgtgcacctgtgtgaccatggacagatctctatccactggaaatacacataaaagctttccatagaaggacagcaagcagagatctagaaaaccctgtggaattgatacagaaagtatattggaaaatttttcttttctttacacattctatatcaattattttccgaaagtggacaacccctttaaagggaacctcccatcagcaatctaccatcagaagtagatcagaTGGTAGGCTGGCAGATTCCTCCTGCCAACCTTAGTCCTAATCTTTAATTTACTAgtcctggaacctaatctaagcatttaaaaactttatttgaatatgaaaattacctgcagaggccaCCGGGGCAGGGATTAGCCTTGCCAAGTGCCAGGAGCTAAGGTTAAAGTGCacagacagatttatcaagctgcctgaaagtcagaatattcttagttgcccataataataataattctttatttatatagtgcacacagattacacagtgctgcacagagcttgccaaatcagtcccttatcccaaaggggctcacaatctaaacaacctaccagtatgttttggagtgagggaggaaaccggaggacccggaggaaacctacgcaaacacggagagaacatacaaacccatggcaaccaatcacagctcccatttaaaatgttcatgagctctggtaaaatgaaagctgagctgagattggttgccatgagcaactaagaatattctgactttcagacagcttgataaatctgctccatacaGTCACTGAAGCTGGCACCAGAGCAAGAGCTACTGCCTACTGTGCATGCACAGAGCAGTACAGTTTGtgcgtaggtttcctttaatttgccACATTGGCACTATGTGATAAATAAGGCTGATGCCACACTttgcgttttgaatccgtttttggttcgttttttaagcagtccgttaaaaaccgcatgcgttaaaaacgcaagtgtttttgaaaaacacatgcatttttttgaaaacgcatcagtttttgacagattttaccaattatcttaattaaaactggtcaaaaacacatgcgttttcaaaaaacactgcttaaaaaaggaccaaaaaagggttcaaaacaacatgtgtggcatcaccctaaggctacattcacactactgtatggaggacatatatatgGCAGCAATGGCAgtatgcgccataacttcctatggagaggggtgggggtgagctgtgctcagctcctcctcctctccccgtgcactgccgttgcccgctacggtacggtacgggcgggcaacggcagtgtgaatatagcctaagtgtgTTTTCGGTTGAAGTTTGGGTTCCCCATGTCAAAGGTTCACCGCTGTCATTCTCTGTAAACTAACACAGTCTACCAGAGAAAAAAAAGCTGTATTTTCACCATATACTTCACAATATACTGCTCTATTGTAGTATTACAGTGTGAGTATCTAAAATTTATTTCAAAATATATCATGGTTCGAAAGTTATCCCCATAGATTCTCATGtgtcttcagctctgtgttcagcaccatggacaacacgtaaaatagctgtgcatcacaggggacATTCCAAGTTGATTTAGAAACGTTTGATTTAGCAAATCAATTGGTGCAACAATTCTTTTCTTCCTTATGATCACCTTCTCATATGAAAAAAAATGTGCCCTTGAtacaatatggcggctttcaagatggcggccatgttccAGACATAGCATAAAAGATAGGCCCCCAGACATTACTTGCTGTGGTATCAGATATGACATTTTCTATCTCATTTAGGAAATAATAGGGCAACCTGCAACTTTTGATTCGCTCTGTAAATGCACTATAACATTACAACTCTTTATAGCGTATATAATATATTAGAAAGCACTGTGTATTATAAATCCTCATGTGGGGCAGGTCTCTATACATAAAATAACAGTTTGTTACAGTGGGCTCTaactatataataaaataattggggtattattttttttatatttattattaatgaACAATATAATTAatttaggatatatatatatatatatatatatatataccataattCATCAGGGATACATTATttattgtaatattataatatatgtttTGTGGAGGTAAATTTACAAACCCATCATGCCTCATATAATAATATAGGGAGCActgcataaaatatcattttttGAAGGTAAAATTACTTTAGGGGTACAACAAGATGTATATATTGTAATTCTGGGGGTCGCTATATATAACATACTTCAGTAGTGGTCTTTGTGAAAGTCAAAGGGACTGTTCTGATGAGTtgagggggatctgtgtatagtGGCCACAGTATATATCTTTATTCAGGGGGTTCTATATCATTTATTTAGGAGGCATCATTTTATTTTCAGGGGTCACAGTGTATTAATTGTGGTGAGGGTAGTTGTTATTTCAGTTCCTTTTCTAAGCTAAAAAAATGCACATACAAAGATATATTTGCAAGGGGACATCAATGAACATGTCAGAGTCAGTAATAACTAATCACAGTCCAGCTTTGATTTCCTAGGAGCAGAGTTTGATATGAAAGCtgttctctgattggttgctacagTTGCTACTATACATACATGCTGCATAAACAGTGGCAGTTATGATAACATCAAAGACCACAGTTGCCggccggcgccatcttgtgcCAGTTGGGACTGACAATTTCATGGGGACAAGTGCAGGCATAGAGCTCCTCACTCAATGCTGAGATCACATTCATACTTTGTGTAGCTGAGGGTGTGTAGTGATAACAAAATATTAGATGACACAACCTTAGCACAAGGAGCAAAGTGCCTTCAGGTAGGGCTGTTACGTGAGCCCACAGAGGGAGTGCCAATAAAGATGGCCGCTCTCCTGATTGCTCCTCATGACCGAGGTTGGTGCAGGGGAATTTGAGGTTGGTTTCCAggctataaataaagttattcaaAGAAAAATCCAAGACCTCAGCACTCAAGAACCAGATAAAGTTTCTAAGCCTTGAAAAACTGCGCTCAAAACCGAAGCCTTTATTGTCAATGAACATCAATAACCGATAGGGGCAGCGCCAGGGAGAGTGTGAGGAGATTAGGTTAGGTACGAGGTGCAGGATGTTCCACCTTTAGGAGCAGTCCTGTAGCTGAGGGTCTAGTCAGGGAATGAAGAGATACAGGGACAGAGGAGGGACAGGAATGATTCATTagtgttattttttaaaataattaaaaaaggggATTTTTCCCCCCAAATTGACTGCAAAATGTAAAGAAGAGTAGGGAGGGGCTACAAATAGGGACATTAAAAATTAGGTTATTATAAGGGGAGGCCCACTATCCTCTGCTATGGCTCCTACCTGTACGCCTTAGTCGACGCTTCTGTTGCACCATAGGCTCCTGGAGCTCTGCGTGCGCACACATTATAGTAGGAGGGACTGCAGGGGCTacttgggtgtggagtagcctttgctctcaCTGCCCAGAGATATATCAAGTTGTTTGGGCCAGGATTCTGGTATAATTTGCAGCTAAAAATGAAATGCctagcaccacatttattaagggttttcaATCATTTTTCAACTCTTTTCCGACTATTACTGCAAAGGGGGGTGGTCTTGAATAAAGGGGCGTGGCTTCACTGGAAAAAGTCTGCAAAGCAAAAAATGCAGATGCACTGAAAATGATGCTCTGGTCTGTTTCTATAAGTTACGTCTTAAGTAGGAGACTCCATTAAGATCACACAGCCTTTTCTTCTGTAACCAGGAAGTGTGTTGCCTCAAGTGAAACTGATATATAACCACTAAGCAAGCTGCAACAGTGTCTTAATCCATCATTTTTAAGTTATACCTCTTTGTACGTCAAAGACCCTTGTAAAGTCTCACTCCTTTACACGCTGTAAGGAAAAGGTGAAAGTATACCACAAAAATGAATGCATAGAGTAAGCAAGTTGAGTTCATACCATCTTTCTGTATTCCCCATGGTCTTCTCTGGATCTGATGTTTACCTAATGGAAATAATGAAGGAATACAATGAATATGAAATGAAATGTTCCCTACAAGCTCATGGCCATCTCCAATTCTGTTGGCTGTaccacactagtacagataattaCTGATATCCGAGATATTCACAATACAGGCAGTGCCCGAGTTGTGTACAAGATAGCTACTTTAGCTTTGTTCTTgaatttaactattttttttgtcaaagtgacaattgaattttcaaaattttgtgctttaatgggaacaaggattatcaataaagcttcattacagacaccttacagctgatcattgcagcctgggactatagtaaagcatcctcagaacttcatcagaggtcactgtgggcagagaggtccgtctgtaactaggggttgtctataagtcgcgtgtccttaagttggggagtgCCTGTAAAATTATTATAACCTCGTAGGAGAAAGTTTTTGACCATTCTAGGGTCAGACTATCCCCAGActaccagagggtccactggtggAATCATCGTCTAACACAATACGGCTAGGACCCTTAAGGTCCACGAGAGACTTTTTTCAAAGGGTTAATGGATGGTTGGCCCGGAGAATAATTATGTTTGGTTAGCTCAAGAAACTCCAACTTGCTGCAAGCCCATTCTATATGTTTTTATGTAATCTTCACAACTTTTATATGGAAAAACATTAATATCATTCATCTGTGGTGATGCCATGAATCTACGAGAAAAGTCTGAGCctaaagacactggggcacactaagggctttgtgcctgtTTTATGACGGACCACGCGCCTGATTtaacaagccctatgttaaagatgcaccacaaaaaagttggtgaactctgtcaggccagtgcagggaagcaaaaGATTCTTGATTTCAGgtacacaatcttaatgaatctgtcgcaccgagcattatacacgggcagagcacttttagtgcagtttaatACATTCTTAGTaagtctgccccattgttttacatTGCAAAGGATGGATGGGgtcaaaaaccccataaattacaaaTTGAAGCTACAGCAATACTAGGTAAAGGGCATCAACATGTTggcaataataattaataaaacttTTAATTGGATAAACTTGTAGTTGTATGTGACGATTTAGATGATCTACCCTTGTGGTAGGTCGTCAGTATCAGTTCAGTGCACCTCTAACACCCAACACCTCCACCAATTACCTGATAGAACAGTGGAGGAGTGCACCattcatgaggcgagttgagcctcttgcctcaggcagaaaCACCTGCAGCATgtttgggggcagcatcaggggcacaatcacctgctacaaagcaggacccgTCACTTAAAAATAATGTCTATTCACATCCGATGCttgcatgggtgtgagacactgcatggagaccccacttacttaaaaaaaaataagctgaCATATTACTACTGGAAGTGgggggcgccattctatagctcaGAAGAAAGTTTAGGTGCACCCCTGGAAGAGTGGCACAGTGTATGGAGCTGGAAGTTCTCATCTCCATCAACAGATTTGGGGCTGTGTCCAGTTACTGCAGCTCCCACATGATTGGGGCTGTAGATTAGACTGAGCTGCTTCCACTTCAATTTCTTGATAAAAACATGACAATCGCAATATTACCTTTTTGAGGAGCAGATGTGTCTTCATTAATGTTTGATTCTTCCTGATTGTTCGTGTCTGAAAGCATGAAGCACCCAGGTTTATA from Engystomops pustulosus chromosome 10, aEngPut4.maternal, whole genome shotgun sequence harbors:
- the TMEM40 gene encoding transmembrane protein 40 isoform X4, giving the protein MNSEKISLPTHSQEEQDEKKILISKMRDKSLDVLHNKASEMMSTCKILLSTGIAKRTPSVAVVRPRLNTKTEEEENSSLDTNDTNNQEESNINEDTSAPQKGKHQIQRRPWGIQKDDEFFHFVIVCFSLGAILICEYYYSDWTVSAGIGLIAFASLETIGIYFGMVYRIKTTLEQLSPLLGNILSNFFGFKKKQ